One window from the genome of Natrialba magadii ATCC 43099 encodes:
- a CDS encoding TIR domain-containing protein, protein MTTRRVFISYEGSDRMKAKGFRLLRWNKNVDVEFQDRHLLDPVDSTNDQYIQQCIRDEIKGTSTTVVLVGENTKDSDWVDYEIERSLKEGNGLVAIKVDDEITDEDVPDKLKENGAEIVDWNPDEFGDAIERAASQRSKVGESTVRGRAGAGCGRS, encoded by the coding sequence ATGACCACCCGTCGAGTCTTCATCAGTTACGAGGGAAGCGACCGGATGAAAGCCAAGGGCTTCCGGTTGCTTCGATGGAACAAGAATGTTGACGTCGAGTTTCAGGACCGCCACCTCCTTGATCCCGTTGACAGCACGAACGACCAGTACATCCAGCAGTGTATTCGGGACGAAATCAAGGGAACCTCCACTACCGTCGTTCTGGTAGGCGAGAACACGAAGGACAGCGACTGGGTTGACTACGAAATCGAACGGTCGCTGAAAGAAGGGAACGGCTTGGTGGCTATCAAAGTAGATGACGAAATCACCGACGAAGATGTACCGGACAAATTGAAAGAGAACGGTGCAGAAATCGTCGATTGGAATCCGGACGAGTTCGGTGATGCGATCGAACGGGCGGCGAGCCAACGGAGCAAGGTTGGTGAGTCAACCGTTAGAGGACGTGCAGGTGCTGGATGCGGACGGTCCTAA
- a CDS encoding AbrB/MazE/SpoVT family DNA-binding domain-containing protein codes for MPKTKVQVTESEVTDRDGNTRETKQYRVTIPKDTAEFFSLKQGDELEWEMGRARNKMEVTIHHNDD; via the coding sequence ATGCCCAAAACAAAGGTCCAAGTCACCGAATCCGAGGTTACTGATCGGGATGGCAACACACGCGAAACCAAACAATATCGAGTCACCATCCCGAAGGACACTGCCGAGTTCTTCAGCCTAAAACAAGGCGACGAACTCGAATGGGAGATGGGGCGAGCGCGAAACAAGATGGAAGTCACCATCCACCATAACGATGACTGA
- a CDS encoding recombinase family protein produces MTDEQEPLVVDGYTRLSQDSDRSIPRQKEKIQEYINELNDRDDHPPVVLNTIFDDGRWSSGFSTANRGEYGQVLERIKNSEADLVVADGKRRFARDFDDTMDLILSCRSTGVELHDTSTGTLDLDDSMNVAIELLQAATEHKAMRRYIEKSIEETNRRTDAGYYHGQPPVALRFDENKQFLVADENRIDDVLRVYELRDAGESYRSIAEEVPWSPPTIGKLIDRRDQYEAVVEGAKLGFKFTIVEPELT; encoded by the coding sequence ATGACTGACGAGCAGGAACCGTTAGTCGTAGATGGGTACACCCGGCTCTCCCAGGACAGCGACCGCAGCATTCCACGCCAGAAAGAAAAGATCCAAGAGTACATCAACGAGCTAAATGACCGTGACGACCACCCGCCAGTCGTTCTGAACACGATCTTCGATGACGGCCGATGGTCTAGCGGATTCAGCACCGCTAATCGAGGCGAATACGGACAAGTCCTTGAACGAATCAAAAACAGCGAAGCAGATCTGGTCGTTGCCGATGGAAAGCGCCGGTTTGCACGCGACTTTGACGACACAATGGATCTAATCCTGTCGTGTCGCAGCACTGGTGTTGAACTTCACGACACATCAACTGGCACGTTAGATCTTGACGATTCGATGAACGTTGCTATCGAGCTCTTACAGGCAGCGACCGAACACAAAGCTATGCGACGGTATATCGAGAAAAGCATCGAAGAGACCAATCGTCGCACAGATGCTGGATATTATCACGGGCAACCTCCAGTCGCGCTCAGGTTCGATGAGAACAAGCAGTTTCTCGTTGCGGATGAGAATAGGATTGACGACGTCCTCCGCGTCTACGAGTTACGAGATGCAGGCGAGTCGTACCGCTCGATTGCTGAAGAGGTCCCGTGGAGTCCACCGACTATCGGTAAACTCATCGATCGACGTGATCAGTACGAAGCAGTTGTAGAGGGTGCGAAACTCGGGTTCAAGTTTACTATTGTTGAGCCAGAACTCACATGA
- a CDS encoding recombinase family protein, giving the protein MSKEMVGTEDDAHREMMSRSLSSDNDDSYVRDSETGETEIEDSTERDDVHLSADNTPWYSLAVSEFPSREPIDDVRNMIDYMKALHADRERQPSIQNIHFSNCETTGEDAQFIIKDTDSGSRNCRVFKIWFAPRIVLGSSSRERFAAMIESTHLDTIIVDKLSVFGRDVREIEERVRIILDAGCEIHVVDSGFVLCSKDKTIASELLKAIDTAGIDIQRKTERVDIEDRLSGDNNIRPGRARLGFDKDDAGRRVPANNYDRVCEVLHAVKYEDLSKSAAARELDVSRKTIHRALGCSELYGIN; this is encoded by the coding sequence ATGTCGAAGGAAATGGTTGGAACTGAAGATGATGCACACAGGGAAATGATGAGTCGCTCCTTATCGTCGGACAATGATGACAGCTACGTGAGGGACAGTGAGACGGGAGAGACTGAAATCGAAGACTCCACAGAGAGAGACGATGTGCACCTCTCAGCGGATAATACCCCGTGGTACTCGCTCGCAGTCTCTGAATTCCCATCGCGCGAGCCAATCGACGATGTTAGAAATATGATTGACTACATGAAAGCCCTGCACGCTGACCGTGAACGCCAGCCTTCGATCCAGAACATACACTTTAGCAATTGCGAAACGACAGGAGAAGATGCCCAATTCATCATCAAGGATACTGATAGTGGGTCTCGTAACTGCCGAGTGTTTAAAATCTGGTTTGCTCCGCGCATCGTCCTCGGGTCAAGTTCACGTGAAAGGTTCGCTGCTATGATCGAGAGTACACATCTCGACACAATAATAGTTGACAAACTGAGCGTCTTCGGGCGCGACGTGCGAGAGATTGAAGAACGCGTTCGAATTATCCTTGATGCTGGTTGTGAGATTCACGTTGTCGATTCTGGTTTCGTCCTCTGCTCTAAAGACAAGACGATCGCGTCGGAACTCCTCAAAGCGATTGATACAGCTGGGATTGATATTCAGCGGAAGACTGAGCGTGTGGATATTGAGGACCGGCTCTCTGGCGATAACAATATACGCCCAGGTCGGGCAAGGCTCGGCTTCGACAAAGATGACGCAGGACGACGTGTCCCTGCAAACAATTACGACCGTGTATGCGAGGTCCTTCATGCAGTCAAGTATGAGGATCTCAGCAAATCCGCAGCTGCACGCGAACTTGACGTCAGCCGGAAAACTATTCACCGAGCGCTGGGCTGCTCGGAACTCTATGGTATCAACTAA